Proteins found in one Micropterus dolomieu isolate WLL.071019.BEF.003 ecotype Adirondacks linkage group LG12, ASM2129224v1, whole genome shotgun sequence genomic segment:
- the etnppl gene encoding ethanolamine-phosphate phospho-lyase, with translation MSAEKIEKKKTIDLRKKHIGPSCKIFFSHDPIKIVQAKGQYMYDEKGQRYLDCINNVAHVGHCHPDVVKAGAQQMELLNTNSRFLHDNLVLYAQRLQATLPNKLSVCYFVNSGSEANDLALRLAWQYTGHKDIITLENAYHGHVSSLIDISPYKFHHLSDVEQNQFVHVAPSPDVYRGKYRADHPDPASAYADEVKDIIHRVHEKGGKIAAFVAESLQSCGGQVIPPAGYFQQVAEHVHKAGGVFIADEVQVGFGRVGTHFWAFQLQGEDFVPDIVTMGKPIGNGHPMSCVVTTKEVAEAFLSAGMEYFNTFGGNPVSCAIGLAVLDVIVKEDLQGNALRVGRYLTKLLEKEKEKHPLVGDVRGRGLFVGVELVRDRFTLTPATAEAQEVIYKLKEQHILLSADGPHRNVLKFKPPMCFSMEDADMVVGKIDSILTELEAALGLKLHNALNVENESTKRQLPADENGHHYHSGLAHSKGVSQGVPQRTKRLKT, from the exons ATGTCTGCggaaaaaatagagaaaaagaaGACGATAGACTTGAGGAAGAAGCACATTGG GCCATCTTGTAAGATTTTCTTCAGCCATGACCCTATCAAGATTGTGCAAGCCAAAGGCCAGTACATGTACGATGAAAAAGGACAGCGCTACTTGGATTGCATCAACAATGTGGCTCATG TGGGCCACTGTCACCCTGATGTGGTGAAGGCAGGAGCTCAGCAGATGGAACTGCTCAACACCAACTCACGTTTCTTACATGACAACCTTGTACTGTATGCTCAGAGGCTGCAGGCCACCCTGCCCAACAAGCTGTCTGTGTGCTACTTTGTCAACTCTGG CTCTGAAGCCAACGACCTGGCGCTTCGTCTAGCATGGCAGTACACAGGTCACAAAGACATCATCACACTGGAAAA TGCGTACCACGGCCATGTCTCATCACTCATTGACATCAGTCCTTATAAGTTCCACCACCTGTCAGATGTTGAGCAGAATCAATTTGTCCATGTG GCTCCGAGCCCAGATGTTTACAGAGGTAAATACAGAGCGGACCACCCTGATCCTGCCTCAGCATATGCAGATGAAGTCAAAGATATAATACACAGAGTCCATGAAAAAGGAGGCAAG ATTGCCGCCTTTGTTGCTGAGTCACTGCAGAGTTGTGGTGGGCAGGTCATTCCCCCTGCCGGCTACTTTCAACAAGTGGCAGA ACATGTCCACAAGGCAGGGGGTGTTTTCATCGCTGATGAAGTCCAAGTGGGCTTTGGGCGTGTCGGCACCCACTTCTGGGCTTTCCAGCTTCAGGGAGAGGACTTTGTGCCTGACATTGTCACCATGGGAAAGCCTATTGGCAACGGTCACCCCATGTCTTGTGTGGTCACAACCAAAGAGGTGGCAGAGGCCTTCCTGTCAGCTGGAATGGAGTATTTCAATACA TTTGGCGGTAACCCAGTGTCGTGTGCCATCGGTCTGGCCGTCCTAGATGTGATTGTGAAAGAGGATCTCCAAGGCAATGCACTGCGTGTGGGGCGATACCTGACCAAACTGctggaaaaggagaaagagaagcatCCACTGGTTGGTGATGTCAg GGGCCGTGGGCTGTTTGTCGGGGTGGAGCTTGTGAGGGACAGGTTTACTCTCACTCCTGCGACAGCAGAAGCCCAAGAAGTCATATATAA GCTAAAGGAACAGCACATCCTTCTTAGTGCTGACGGACCTCATCGCAATGTGCTCAAATTCAAGCCCCCGATGTGCTTCTCTATGGAGGATGCTGACATGGTGGTGGGGAAAATCGACAGCATTCTCACAG aGCTTGAGGCGGCGTTAGGCTTGAAGTTGCACAACGCACTGAATGTTGAGAATGAAAGCACTAAAAGACAG CTGCCAGCTGATGAAAATGGACACCACTATCACAGCGGGTTAGCACACAGCAAAGGAGTGAGTCAAGGAGTTCCTCAACGAACCAAACGCCTCAAGACATAA
- the ostc gene encoding oligosaccharyltransferase complex subunit ostc, with translation METLYSIPFVVLECPNIKLKKPSWLHMPSAMTVYAVVIVSYFLITGGIIYDVIVEPPSVGSMTDEHGHQRPVAFLAYRVNGQYIMEGLASSFLFTMGGLGFIILDRSNAPNIPKLNRFLLLFIGFVSVLLSFFMARVFMRMKLPGYLMG, from the exons ATGGagacattatacagtataccGTTTGTTGTGCTGGAGTGCCCTAACATCAAACTGAAGAAACCTTCGTGGCTGCACATGCCGTCTGCTATGACTGTGTATGCGGTCGTTATTGTGTCCTACTTTCTCATCACAGGAG GTATCATCTACGATGTTATTGTAGAGCCACCAAGTGTGGGTTCAATGACTGATGAGCATGGACACCAACGGCCAGTGGCCTTTTTGGCATACAG AGTAAACGGGCAGTACATTATGGAGGGACTGGCCTCCAGTTTCCTCTTCACGATGGGAGGCCTGGGCTTTATAATCCTGGACCGCTCTAATGCACCAAACATTCCCAAACTGAACCGCTTCCTGTTGCTCTTCATCGGTTTTGTCAGCGTTCTCCTCAGCTTCTTCATGGCCAGAGTGTTCATGCGCATGAAGCTGCC aGGATACCTcatgggctaa
- the rpl34 gene encoding 60S ribosomal protein L34 produces the protein MVQRLTYRRRLSYNTASNKTRLSRTPGNRIVYLYTKKVGKAPKSACGICPGRLRGIRAVRPQVLMRLSKTKKHVSRAYGGSMCAKCVRDRIKRAFLIEEQKIVVKVLKAQAQSQKSK, from the exons ATGGTGCAGCGCCTGACTTACCGTCGCAGGTTGTCCTACAACACAGCCTCCAACAAAACCAGATT ATCTCGGACGCCTGGTAACCGTATTGTGTACCTGTACACCAAGAAGGTCGGTAAAGCCCCCAAGTCAGCATGTGGCATCTGCCCTGGAAGACTGCGTGGA ATCCGGGCTGTTAGACCTCAGGTTCTGATGAGGCTCTCTAAGACCAAGAAGCACGTCAGCAGGGCCTACGGAGGCTCAATGTGCGCCAAGTGTGTACGTGACAG GATCAAGCGTGCTTTCCTGATTGAGGAGCAGAAGATCGTCGTCAAGGTGCTCAAGGCTCAGGCACAGAGCCAGAAGTCTAagtaa